From the Toxoplasma gondii ME49 chromosome VIIa, whole genome shotgun sequence genome, one window contains:
- a CDS encoding WD domain, G-beta repeat-containing protein (encoded by transcript TGME49_204510) produces MSQRKSCESDSQTSFYRGHKHVFCCKGRVSVRRQIKSDYHVSRYEFRWAVFGCIRARTADGCCHARSFGLLLYSRTPGRDRIYSAVVSWASCERFPQGWFVKPSIAGGSDERKALGRVLHQAIQRQASLACSGDENVCLGCPFIVDLAAASRRCSNLDLTSLVGSAVCVSAVPRQLVATAWSHSSRENAFGIPQFSCDCFRELHLLQESTPQGEVTVSHRSSSERVLDNALRCMGVPSGGKCWRGKYLLKHSLERKFASAQFDLQRTWFLDSPTLGPPLPGSEGDALEDTRGLRSASSGTMLLLDGTPPSSDGGNCSHDGDDETNSPLVYSSMFHRHCHHPRYLCHSRDRHSNRKSDSWTPTIRPLIITSTASRSRLSPASTSGGPPPVCVVSLRFFGDGAGLLYAARAGGVGAFCPDRGCHLRIFSLHRRVRRGEARRVRPAESHASVGDRQAMRRGRTRWGANGSLRQTGEESRFHSASSEGSGRDSESQSSSDQVDTDPDNGGSDAVVGEEHRSRREARGLERPAFALCVAHTIDDAMGRLHGYRNSARSCRTQIQLEPTANFERQRPLVIGGYSDGKIRVWDYCHPGRVLEHLDVNERLHRGPFAIKSVCAISGGRAGRGGCDILAGAEDGAIALLSADRPDIGIVQRLRGHTAAIQSIACERESSLVFSASRDRMVHIFDFRAGEHPVASCGRHHDWAMCVQVPDGLGARVFETADRAVHSWDLRRLLGDFRQSAADRDQTAKALAERHRHKQLISGMRLDAFRLVSCSLDGCVLLSSLENRELGTQESSCVEQHTDVSVLKRGGTTQWMLGVDFAETKMATSTVDGAVQIYHLLHLHTLPGPFLYT; encoded by the exons ATGTCCCAGAGGAAGAGCTGCGAAAGCGATTCTCAGACTTCATTCTACCGAGGACACAAGCACGTTTTCTGTTGTAAAGGGCGAGTCTCTGTCAGACGCCAGATCAAAAGCGATTACCACGTTTCCAGATACGAATTTCGCTGGGCGGTCTTCGGCTGCATCAGAGCAAGAACGGCAGATGGTTGTTGCCACGCAAGATCCTTCGGACTTTTGTTATATTCACGAACTCCAGGACGAGATCGTATTTATTCTGCTGTCGTTTCTTGGGCCTCCTGCGAGCGCTTTCCACAAGGTTGGTTCG TTAAGCCGTCGATTGCGGGCGGCAGTGACGAACGAAAAGCTCTGGGAAGAGTTCTTCATCAAGCGATTCAAAGACAAGCTA GTTTGGCGTGCTCCGGGGACGAAAATGTCTGTCTGGGTTGTCCTTTCATTGTTGATCTAGCTGCCGCTTCTCGCCGGTGCTCGAACCTCGATCTAACCTCGTTGGTCGGGTCTGCCGTTTGTGTGTCAGCTGTACCCCGCCAGCTCGTGGCAACAGCCTGGTCACACTCGTCAAGGGAAAATGCTTTCGGTATACCACAATTTTCATGTGACTGTTTTCGTGAACTGCATTTGCTGCAAGAGTCGACCCCCCAAGGGGAGGTTACTGTTTCGCATCGGTCTTCTTCCGAGCGGGTTCTCGATAACGCACTTCGGTGTATGGGCGTCCCGTCGGGAGGGAAGTGTTGGAGAGGGAAATATCTGTTGAAGCATTCACTGGAAAGGAAATTTGCAAGTGCTCAGTTCGACCTGCAAAGGACCTGGTTTCTGGACAGCCCGACTCTCGGTCCCCCTTTACCTGGTAGCGAGGGGGACGCACTGGAAGATACACGTGGTCTAAGGTCTGCGTCATCTGGTACAATGCTTTTGCTGGATGGAACCCCGCCAAGTAGTGACGGGGGAAATTGTTCGCATGATGGAGATGATGAGACGAATTCTCCACTGGTGTATTCGTCCATGTTTCATCGACATTGCCACCACCCCAGATACCTTTGTCACAGTCGCGATCGCCATTCTAACAGGAAAAGCGACTCATGGACTCCCACAATTCGACCTCTCATAATTACGTCCACTGCTTCCCGTTCACGGCTTTCTCCGGCGTCCACATCTGGAGGACCTCCTCCGGTGTGTGTTGTTAGCCTCCGCTTTTTCGGCGATGGAGCCGGCCTCCTGTATGCAGCTAGGGCGGGAGGCGTTGGGGCTTTCTGTCCAGATCGTGGTTGCCACTTGAGaatcttctctcttcataGAAGAGTTcgaaggggagaagcgagaagagtaAGACCTGCAGAGTCCCACGCTTCCGTAGGCGATCGCCAGGCGATGAGGAGGGGAAGGACTCGGTGGGGGGCGAACGGTTCTCTTCGACAaaccggagaagaaagcagatttcattctgcttcttccgagGGGAGTGGACGGGACAGTGAAAGCCAATCATCCAGTGATCAGGTTGACACTGATCCTGATAATGGGGGATCTGACGCCGTGGTAGGAGAAGAACACCGCAGTCGGAGGGAGGCCCGCGGCCTTGAGCGCCCAGCATTCGCTCTCTGTGTGGCTCATACTATCGATGACGCCATGGGCCGATTGCATGGTTATCGAAACAGTGCTCGGTCATGTCGAACGCAAATACAACTCGAACCAACCGCGAATTTTGAGAGACAGCGCCCTTTGGTGATTGGTGGCTACAGCGACGGGAAG ATCCGCGTGTGGGATTACTGTCATCCCGGACGGGTTCTCGAGCACCTGGATGTCAATGAACGACTTCATCGTGGCCCGTTTGCGATTAAGAGCGTCTGCGCGATTTCTGGAGGTCGTGCCGGTCGAGGGGGCTGTGACATTCTCGCTGGAGCAGAGGACGGAGCGATAGCGCTCCTCAGTGCAGATCGACCAGACATCGGAATTGTTCAACGTCTACGTGGTCATACGGCAGCAATACAGTCTATCGCGTGTGAACGCGAAAGCAGCTTGGTATTCAGTGCATCACGA GACCGTATGGTTCACATTTTTGATTTCCGCGCTGGCGAGCATCCTGTGGCCTCCTGCGGTAGACATCATGACTGGGCGATGTGTGTCCAAGTCCCGGATGGCTTAGGCGCACGGGTTTTCGAGA CGGCTGACAGGGCGGTGCATAGCTGGGACTTAAGGAGGTTGCTCGGTGATTTCCGGCAGTCCGCTGCTGATCGAGaccagacagcgaaggcgtTGGCAGAGAGGCACCGGCACAAACAACTTATCAGTGGCATGCG GCTGGATGCCTTTCGACTGGTCAGTTGCTCTTTGGACGGCTGCGTTTTGTTGTCAAGCCTAGAGAATCGCGAACTGGGTACTCAAGAAAGCAGCTGCGTTGAGCAACACACTGATGTCAGTGTCTTAAAGCGAGGAGGAACAACGCAGTGGATGCTGGGCGTTGACTTTGCTGAAACGAAAATGGCAACATCGACAGTAGACGGCGCGGTCCAGATCTACCATCTGCTCCACCTCCATACGCTGCCGGGGCCTTTCTTATACACCTAA
- the MIC11 gene encoding microneme protein MIC11 (encoded by transcript TGME49_204530~Signal peptide predicted by SignalP 2.0 HMM (probability 0.967) with cleavage site probability 0.908 at residue 22), with protein sequence MQLKKLSVVSITLLGLFKFVNGVSEGVVVPVRFGSETARADLLNQVSETVFSLVETTEDDKSAASIVRGAFRSALKEILVAVKGEVQQTCEELADLAARKIHEAEERGEGRLDKEEAVDDESDFSFLDSPKTSEASIRPHGFLQERKFVDTLKTLAKGALKTFVEPMKAALVDGIRPMLPKIKEVAIDVFRQACEHAEEKLQDA encoded by the exons ATGCAGCTCAAGAAGCTTTCAGTCGTCTCTATCACCCTTTTGGGGCTTTTTAAGTTCGTTAATG GAGTCTCCGAGGGCGTGGTCGTCCCAGTAAGATTCGGATCGGAGACGGCCCGTGCTGACCTGTTGAACCAAGTGTCAGAGACAG tATTCTCCTTAGTAGAAACTACTGAAGATGACAAAAGCGCCGCATCTATCGTGAGAGGCGCCTTCAGGAGTGCCTTGAAGGAAATACTTGTTGCAGTGAAAGGAGAGGTTCAACAAACATGCGAGGAGCTTGCGGATCTTGCAGCGCGAAAAATCCACGAGGCCGAAGAACGTGGCGAGGGTCGTCTCGACAAGGAAGAGGCCGTTGACGATGAGTCAG ATTTCAGCTTCTTGGATTCCCCGAAGACGAGTGAAGCTTCTATCAGGCCTCACGGTTTTCTTCAAGAGAGAAAGTTCGTAGATACGTTGAAGACTCTTGCGAAGGGAGCGCTCAAGACCTTTGTTGAACCTATGAAAGCTGCACTTGTCGACGGAATAAGGCCAATGCTGCCGAAAATTAAGGAGGTAGCTATAGACGTCTTTAGACAGGCGTGTGAAcacgcagaggagaagctcCAGGACGCGTAA
- a CDS encoding hypothetical protein (encoded by transcript TGME49_204505), whose protein sequence is MLHQRNVLPSPLHNTPANTGGKCAELSHCGDVVAELRGEPKRRTSKQASVLHLGAYRLQCNTSHMSSAASSK, encoded by the exons ATGCTTCATCAGCGAAATGTTTTACCATCTCCTTTGCACAATACCCCCGCGAATACTGGTGGAAAATGCGCGGAACTAAGTCACTGTG GTGACGTTGTTGCCGAACTGCGCGGAG AACCAAAGAGAAGGACGTCGAAGCAAGCATCGGTCCTTCACCTAGGAGCTTATCGCCTCCAATGCAATACCTCTCACATGTCATCGGCTGCATCCTCAAAATAG
- a CDS encoding hypothetical protein (encoded by transcript TGME49_204500): MHERPHGFIVTQQTPHDSKMNHSRLVISRSYENREMLVSVHFLRAPVRRRGIVLRGLLVSICGFLSQKGPLFERFSVITPTLSTINLPYPLFAAAQPSRETTDDLLVEDAFDNDTLQDGRSGLRGQKSPLLSAIDLDFPRNSSDPPLPLEQATEDASYKWIYPRYPGQKFYAPRGAESPQMAYHGEAYPKETEGRRKRSSFTDLTHTQNSLTASHRDTSSAAEPDGFVSGKASPSIGGIDVTLKGRERKRRAGNREDKRHSWKRRRPRVQQQKRVRRRRKTLDARLAIVTALLVGAVSLLGYQHVQLKRLKKKGDTLDALLSVADALAQRLHDESSTSSSTEVYKLMVDMMTQGQAALESHAELTTAVKRKRRIEQQMDARKKLVDHLRSGKHAQRKGVTQDVKHAIRKISEEHEKEVVELLEEAMKIIDSFASFAET, translated from the exons ATGCATGAACGTCCGCATGGCTTTATAGTGACTCAGCAAACGCCCCACGACTCCAAGATGAATCACTCTCGACTGGTGATTTCGCGGTCATATGAGAATAGAGAAATGCTGGTTTCAGTCCATTTTCTTCGCGCACCTGTGAGGCGCCGTGGAATAGTATTGCGGGGCCTCCTAGTGAGCATCTGTGGTTTTCTGTCACAGAAGGGACCGCTTTTTGAAAGATTTTCCGTCATCACTCCTACTCTATCCACCATCAACTTACCGTATCCTTTGTTTGCTGCTGCGCAACCGTCCCGCGAAACAACGGATGACTTACTTGTTGAAGACGCATTCGACAATGATACCCTGCAGGACGGCCGTTCAGGTCTTCGCGGGCAGAAAAGTCCCCTGCTGTCCGCCATAGATCTAGACTTCCCAAGGAATTCATCTgatcctcctctccctctggaGCAGGCAACTGAAGATGCGTCTTACAAATGGATCTACCCTCGCTATCCCGGTCAAAAGTTCTACGCCCCACGAGGCGCCGAAAGTCCACAAATGGCTTACCATGGTGAGGCTTACCCGAAGGAGACCGAAGGCAGGCGTAAGCGCAGCTCTTTCACGGACTTGACCCACACCCAGAATTCCCTCACCGCTTCGCACCGGGATACCAGCTCAGCCGCCGAACCCGATGGGTTTGTTTCAGGGAAGGCCTCTCCTAGTATTGGTGGGATTGACGTTACCCTGAAGGGACGCgaacgaaaaaggagagcggggaacagagaggaTAAAAGACATTCCTGGAAACGACGGAGGCCAAGAGTGCAGCAGCAAAAGCGTGTtcgccggagaagaaagacg CTTGATGCCCGTCTAGCAATCGTGACCGCATTACTGGTAGGCGCAGTTTCCCTCCTCGGATACCAGCATGTTCAGCTGAAgcgtctgaagaagaaaggagataCTTTGGATGCTCTGTTGTCAGTTGCGGATGCACTTGCACAACGGTTGCACGACGAAAGTTCGACTTCGTCAAGCACTGAAGTCTACAAACTGATGGTGGATATGATGACACAAGGACAGGCTGCCCTGGAGAGTCATGCAGAGCTCACGACTGCGGTCAAACGCAAAAGAAGAATCGAACAGCAAATGGATGCGCGGAAGAAACTCGTGGACCATTTGAGAAGCGGGAAACATGCACAGCGAAAGGGAGTAACACAAGATGTTAAACACGCGATACGAAAGATTTCTGAAGAGCACGAAAAAGAGGTTGTGGAACTTCTTGAAGAAGCAATGAAAATAATCGAcagcttcgcttcttttgcAGAGACCTAG
- a CDS encoding DUF367 domain-containing protein (encoded by transcript TGME49_204540): protein MSGSARVMARSGDAKVTQRVEKHVDGTAGRTADGGGKFKTADGNKKEKRRKEKYSAARAAELRSKLTVHALVKKITADKQETAVTTVESQIADTPVAVARNSGSVSETVKSYLNDKTQDPFDEISSYRSTERQGDSPADTSAPDEQDSYHRSISATSPKKRHMGDASFFPEDVRGMNVSPCSGVSSRGAKTCIQDECFGSDDDFIESRKEADDSVYGEENWSRSSPESGVSRVKLVMFDFEECDPKRCSGRKLYRHRRIRLIKVPHARAPMRGGSRFTGGRAAGGGGGGTYERVPEGGRRHKLAVDKGETPRGKTTGGKEGVSPVCEEGEPSECQGTRAASDEIHSLPRHLEHGDAPTASETRTKQHDACHPNAQNGKRRGRKCGFGGILLTPFFKEHSKLLSVADGPLIRDGGLGVVDCSWNRVEEYGKSSRISYSRGNGRFLPYLVAANPTHYGRPYELNCVEALAAALIIVGCDNQALDLLKLFKWGMNFISLNEAALKQYRMYGVDEHSMVQTEQKILQSVERQRQTGKHTPLPMPGTYDGSSSSSEASDCDDDTVTTTLNSDTAALSSGGQASRGTVAIER from the exons ATGTCAGGGTCTGCGAGGGTGATGGCTCGCTCTGGGGACGCGAAGGTGACGCAAAGGGTCGAGAAGCATGTTGACGGCACAGCGGGGCGGACTGCTGATGGTGGCGGCAAATTCAAGACCGCAGATGgaaacaagaaggaaaaacgacgaaaggAAAAGTATTCAGCCGCACGTGCAGCAGAACTGCGAAGTAAGCTAACTGTTCATGCTCTTGTGAAGAAGATTACAGCAGATAAACAAGAAACCGCTGTGACGACGGTGGAATCTCAGATTGCAGATACTCCTGTCGCTGTTGCGCGTAACTCTGGTTCTGTCTCTGAAACGGTGAAGTCTTATCTTAATGATAAGACTCAGGATCCCTTCGATGAGATCAGTAGCTACAGGTCGACTGAGCGGCAAGGGGATTCGCCGGCTGATACCAGCGCTCCCGATGAACAGGACAGCTACCATCGTAGCATCTCTGCCACTTCCccaaagaagaggcacatGGGTGATGCGTCTTTTTTCCCCGAAGATGTGCGAGGAATGAATGTATCTCCCTGTAGCGGCGTGTCTTCGCGTGGTGCGAAGACGTGCATCCAAGACGAATGTTTTGGATCTGACGATGACTTCATTGAGTCAAGAAAGGAGGCCGACGATTCAGTGtatggagaagaaaactggtCGCGATCGTCACCAGAGTCGGGTGTGAGCAGAGTGAAACTTGTCATGTTTGATTTCGAGGAGTGCGACCCTAAAAGATGTAGCGGGCGAAAGTTATATCGACACAGACGAATTCGTCTTATCAAAGTGCCCCACGCACGAGCACCAATGCGCGGTGGCTCACGATTTACCGGAGGCCGAGCGgccggcggaggcggcggtgGAACATATGAACGAGTTCCAGAGGGGGGACGTCGGCATAAGCTGGCCGTGGACAAGGGTGAGACCCCACGCGGCAAAACCACAGGAGGCAAGGAAGGCGTCAGCCCCGTGTGTGAAGAGGGTGAGCCTTCCGAGTGCCAAGGCACCCGTGCGGCTTCTGACGAGATACACAGCCTGCCTCGGCACTTGGAACATGGAGATGCTCCAACCGCCTCTGAGACCAGGACCAAACAACACGACGCCTGTCACCCGAATGCACAGAATGGAAAACGGCGCGGCCGAAAATGTGGCTTCGGAGGCATCCTGCTTACGCCTTTCTTTAAAGAACATAGCAAGCTCCTGAGTGTGGCGGACGGCCCGCTAATACGAGACGGCGGCCTCGGTGTTGTAGACTGCAGCTGGAACAGAGTAGAGGAATACGGCAAAAGTTCGAGGATCAGCTATTCACGCG GAAACGGACGGTTTCTTCCGTATCTGGTGGCGGCTAATCCGACGCACTACGGCAGACCCTACGAGCTGAACTGCGTAGAGGCTCTCGCGGCGGCGTTGATTATTGTCG GGTGTGACAATCAGGCGTTAGATTTGCTCAAGCTTTTCAAGTGGGGAATGAACTTCATTTCTTTAAACGAAGCCGCTTTGAAGCAGTACAGAATGTATGGCGTCGATGAACACTCAATGGTGCAGACCGAACAAAAAATACTACAGTCCGTAGAAAGACAACGACAAACAGGAAAACACACGCCCCTGCCGATGCCAGGAACATACGATGGGTCATCCAGTTCGAGCGAAGCATCAGACTGTGATGACGACACGGTTACGACCACTTTAAACTCCGATACAGCTGCCTTGTCTTCTGGCGGCCAGGCGAGCCGCGGCACAGTTGCCATTGAAAGGTAA
- a CDS encoding hypothetical protein (encoded by transcript TGME49_204520~Signal peptide predicted by SignalP 2.0 HMM (probability 0.995) with cleavage site probability 0.344 at residue 19), giving the protein MRSALFLGTFFIGISAASASSAIGAGSVEPLEELQRLAAEYNDGRNQLDAPDALEKLQEAQRASQSFANRNFKENDVGDGLLPNNDEPWEEQSVDSSEDVEERALEQKTDFLAQRPQPEKAAVYRELQVFSTGSAGPEENGDEDERQNDPGQLNVDENQPDIERNEIPEDLDDHSEESENEETALGGNGFCAAQESDDKDPDGDVDNEVDGVGFMLEGKENELTDLEAPGNESTGSTEEESEEERILGKRRYYYAAPKKTQPPPKKIAAAPKKAPPVKVPLKVHEKKVVPPPKKVVRPAKKYVPVQKKAPPPKKVYAPPPKKVYAPPPKKVYAPPPKKVYAPPKKAYAPPPKKVSAPKKYVPVSKKGGY; this is encoded by the coding sequence ATGCGGTCGGCTCTTTTTTTGGGAACCTTTTTCATTGGCATCAGTGCCGCCAGTGCCAGTTCTGCGATTGGTGCTGGCAGTGTCGAGCCTCTGGAGGAGCTTCAAAGATTGGCAGCAGAATACAACGATGGCAGGAATCAGCTTGACGCTCCAGATGCGCTTGAAAAATTGCAAGAGGCCCAGCGGGCATCGCAATCTTTTGCCAATCGGAACTTTAAAGAAAACGACGTTGGGGACGGCCTTCTCCCGAACAATGACGAGCCTTGGGAGGAACAGTCTGTCGACAGTTCCGAGGACGTCGAAGAACGGGCCCTAGAACAAAAGACGGATTTCCTTGCACAGCGTCCACAGCCTGAGAAGGCAGCAGTATACCGGGAATTGCAGGTTTTTAGTACAGGAAGTGCAGGTCCTGAGGAGAatggcgacgaagacgagcgcCAGAATGACCCTGGTCAACTGAATGTCGACGAGAACCAACCAGACATTGAGAGAAATGAAATTCCAGAAGACCTAGACGATcacagcgaagaaagcgaaaatgAAGAGACAGCTCTCGGCGGCAACGGCTTCTGTGCTGCCCAAGAATCAGATGACAAGGATCCGGATGGTGACGTCGACAACGAGGTGGATGGTGTCGGCTTCATGctggaaggaaaggaaaatgAGCTCACAGATCTGGAAGCACCTGGAAACGAGTCGACCGGGTCCACGGAAGAAGAAtccgaggaagaacgaatCCTTGGCAAGAGGAGATACTATTACGCGGCACCAAAAAAAACCCAGCCCCCGCCAAAGAAGATTGCTGCCGCGCCCAAAAAAGCTCCTCCAGTAAAGGTTCCACTGAAAGTGCACGAGAAGAAGGTTGTTCCACCTCCGAAAAAAGTCGTTCGACCAGCCAAGAAGTACGTGCCCGTCCAGAAGAAGGCACCGCCGCCAAAGAAAGTCTACGCACCGCCGCCAAAGAAAGTCTACGCACCGCCGCCAAAGAAAGTCTACGCACCGCCGCCGAAGAAAGTCTACGCACCACCAAAAAAAGCGTATGCCCCCCCTCCAAAGAAAGTATCTGCACCCAAGAAGTACGTTCCGGTGTCAAAGAAAGGTGGCTACTGA